The following proteins come from a genomic window of Synechococcus sp. BIOS-E4-1:
- a CDS encoding WecB/TagA/CpsF family glycosyltransferase produces the protein MEALTTGPRDQRRCQVLDIPVDACRDVTSAAIGLHAEGGGQIVTLNAEMTMLARRNTDLGAVIRAADLVVPDGAGVVWALARQGIKVRRSPGIELAWSLLKYAEAHGWRIALVGASPEVMDRLSDRLAQQSPALQLVFAEHGYQEASAWPELETRLRQLRPDLVLVALGVPLQEIWIQRMRDHLPGLWMGVGGSFDVWSGLKQRAPGWTSRLRLEWLYRLCQDPSRWRRYLALPQFAWAVLRSGKLQG, from the coding sequence ATGGAAGCACTGACAACGGGTCCGCGCGATCAACGTCGTTGCCAAGTTCTCGACATTCCCGTTGATGCCTGCCGAGATGTGACTTCCGCAGCCATCGGCCTGCATGCAGAGGGGGGAGGTCAGATCGTCACGCTGAATGCTGAGATGACGATGCTCGCTCGCCGCAACACCGACCTGGGTGCTGTGATCCGAGCTGCTGATCTGGTGGTTCCTGACGGTGCCGGTGTGGTCTGGGCTCTTGCGCGCCAGGGCATCAAGGTGCGGCGCAGTCCAGGAATCGAACTTGCCTGGTCGTTGCTCAAGTATGCAGAAGCCCATGGTTGGCGCATCGCACTTGTCGGGGCGTCGCCTGAAGTGATGGACAGGTTGTCTGACCGACTGGCTCAGCAGAGTCCAGCGCTGCAGCTGGTTTTTGCAGAACACGGATATCAGGAGGCCAGTGCCTGGCCGGAGCTTGAAACCAGGTTGCGGCAACTCAGGCCCGATCTGGTTCTTGTGGCTCTTGGGGTGCCCCTCCAGGAGATTTGGATCCAGAGAATGCGCGATCATCTCCCCGGTCTTTGGATGGGAGTTGGCGGCAGCTTTGATGTCTGGTCAGGTTTGAAACAACGTGCCCCAGGCTGGACCAGTCGTTTGCGGCTGGAGTGGCTTTACAGGCTGTGCCAGGACCCAAGCCGCTGGAGGCGCTATCTCGCTCTGCCTCAATTTGCTTGGGCGGTGCTGCGCAGCGGGAAGCTGCAGGGCTGA
- a CDS encoding photosystem II reaction center protein K yields the protein MAAFSLDLLAQLPEAYQAFGPLIDILPIIPLFFLLLAFVWQASVGFR from the coding sequence ATGGCTGCTTTCTCCCTCGATCTACTGGCTCAACTTCCAGAGGCTTATCAGGCGTTCGGCCCGCTGATCGACATCCTCCCGATCATTCCTCTGTTTTTCCTGTTGCTGGCCTTCGTCTGGCAGGCATCCGTCGGTTTCCGCTGA
- the tgt gene encoding tRNA guanosine(34) transglycosylase Tgt, giving the protein MFDFKISAHCCRTDARCGAFSTPHGVVDTPRFMPVGTLATVKGVSADQLATTGAQMVLSNTYHLHLQPGETVVEAAGGLHRFMGWNGPMLTDSGGFQVFSLGDLNRIDDQGVDFRNPRNGSRILLTPERSMEIQIALGADVAMAFDQCPPYPATENDVKEASRRTHAWLERCVNAHQRTDQALFGIVQGGCFPHLRDASARAVASFDLPGIAIGGVSVGEPVEDMHRIVRQVTPLLPDDRPRYLMGIGTLREMSVAVANGIDLFDCVLPTRLGRHGTALVGGERWNLRNARFRHDHTPLDTTCPCQACRKHSRSYLHHLIRSDELLGLTLLSLHNLTHLIRFTTAMGQAIKDGCFSEDFAPWEEDSPAHHTW; this is encoded by the coding sequence GTGTTCGACTTCAAGATCAGCGCTCACTGTTGCCGCACGGATGCACGCTGCGGAGCGTTCTCAACCCCGCATGGAGTTGTTGACACGCCGCGGTTCATGCCGGTAGGGACCCTGGCCACAGTGAAAGGGGTCAGTGCGGATCAGTTGGCAACCACCGGGGCCCAGATGGTTCTGTCCAACACTTACCACCTGCATCTGCAACCCGGCGAGACGGTCGTGGAGGCCGCAGGCGGACTGCATCGGTTCATGGGCTGGAACGGACCAATGCTCACCGATTCCGGTGGATTTCAGGTTTTCAGCCTCGGCGATCTCAATCGCATCGATGACCAGGGAGTGGATTTCCGCAACCCACGCAACGGCAGTCGCATCCTGCTCACCCCGGAGCGGTCGATGGAGATCCAGATAGCACTGGGGGCGGATGTGGCCATGGCCTTCGATCAATGCCCTCCCTATCCGGCAACGGAGAACGATGTGAAGGAGGCCAGTCGTCGAACCCATGCCTGGCTGGAGCGCTGTGTGAATGCCCATCAGAGGACCGATCAGGCTCTGTTCGGCATTGTGCAGGGAGGCTGCTTCCCACACCTTCGTGACGCCAGCGCCCGCGCGGTCGCCAGCTTCGATCTGCCGGGAATCGCTATTGGTGGGGTCAGCGTGGGCGAACCCGTGGAAGACATGCACCGGATCGTGCGCCAGGTCACTCCACTGCTTCCGGACGATCGCCCCCGTTATCTGATGGGAATCGGCACCCTGAGGGAAATGAGCGTTGCCGTCGCCAACGGCATCGATCTGTTCGACTGTGTGCTGCCAACCCGGCTTGGCCGGCACGGCACAGCCCTTGTGGGTGGTGAGCGCTGGAATCTGCGCAACGCCCGTTTCCGTCATGACCACACGCCGCTGGACACGACCTGTCCGTGCCAGGCCTGCCGGAAGCACAGCCGCTCCTATCTGCACCATCTGATCCGCAGTGATGAGCTGTTGGGGCTGACCCTGCTCAGCCTGCACAACCTCACCCACCTGATCCGCTTCACCACCGCCATGGGGCAGGCGATCAAGGACGGCTGTTTTTCAGAGGATTTCGCTCCCTGGGAAGAGGACTCTCCGGCTCATCACACGTGGTAG
- a CDS encoding adenosylcobinamide-GDP ribazoletransferase: MNSLICAALRSVSPPWLRDLAGAWVFYSVLPGWPWPAPRFERIARFAPWIGAVIGGLMAALWFLLSALNWPPVAMAPVVLALGLWLTGGLHLDGLMDTADGLAAGSSRCLEAMDDSRVGASGVQAAFIVLLLQFSALVQLAGFAPAALVFSAIFARVSPLWAMGRFGYLRAQDRGTAAFHRRNWCGWSEGSPTLLLLLAIGLLLWGLQPRLLIVWIGVALLGTLAALLPAEWLGRRLGGHSGDSYGATLMICETLTLLAFALLAPALLPAA, encoded by the coding sequence GTGAACTCCCTGATCTGCGCTGCTCTGCGGTCTGTCTCTCCCCCTTGGTTGCGTGATCTGGCCGGTGCCTGGGTGTTCTATTCGGTGCTGCCCGGCTGGCCGTGGCCTGCACCCCGTTTCGAGCGCATTGCTCGCTTTGCCCCCTGGATCGGAGCGGTGATCGGCGGGTTGATGGCAGCTCTCTGGTTCCTGCTGAGTGCTCTGAACTGGCCACCTGTGGCGATGGCACCTGTCGTATTGGCTCTTGGCCTCTGGCTGACAGGTGGGCTCCATCTGGATGGACTGATGGACACGGCCGACGGTCTCGCTGCAGGCAGCAGTCGTTGTCTTGAGGCGATGGATGACAGTCGTGTCGGGGCCAGTGGTGTTCAGGCGGCGTTCATCGTGCTGCTGCTCCAGTTTTCAGCTCTGGTCCAGCTGGCTGGGTTCGCCCCGGCTGCCCTGGTGTTTTCAGCGATCTTCGCGAGGGTCTCGCCGCTATGGGCCATGGGGCGCTTCGGTTATCTGCGCGCACAGGACAGAGGTACTGCGGCGTTCCATCGCCGCAACTGGTGTGGTTGGAGTGAAGGCAGCCCAACCCTGTTGTTGTTGCTTGCCATAGGGCTGCTGCTGTGGGGTCTACAGCCCCGTCTGCTGATTGTTTGGATCGGCGTCGCTTTGCTTGGGACCTTGGCAGCTCTGCTTCCGGCTGAGTGGCTGGGCAGGCGTCTGGGGGGCCACAGCGGCGACAGTTATGGCGCCACTTTGATGATCTGCGAAACGCTCACTCTTCTGGCTTTTGCGTTGCTAGCTCCCGCTCTGTTGCCGGCAGCTTGA
- a CDS encoding sensor histidine kinase KdpD — MQLSDRFLELAQQQLQSLAVDTAMARLALYVTDRDQGSTPTLTLVAQWPVDSALPPAISEDPSLRSVAQERRWYPLRHESLLLGVLRAEQRPLPGRPVEHDPRLQICAETLACILGLEQDRQKLHHQLDEQRQQLNLVVHQLRNPLTALRTYAQLLLRRIGPEDQQRSLVESLIQEQDQLDRYLQSLDRIGRGDLRLEADASTPLLLPPVPVDAPDLTVADLLHPLIQRASATATLQNRPWHGPDHWTAWTQAARPAADAVMAEIVANLLENAFRYSPPGCALGLRLLNHAICVWDAGPSIPATEHQRIFQQGERGSSSIDRPGSGLGLSLARRLAENRGGSLNLHTEPKALDPDLPAQGNAFLLKLPATERELATQKPEE; from the coding sequence ATGCAACTGTCCGATCGGTTCCTCGAGCTAGCGCAGCAGCAGCTGCAGTCTTTGGCGGTCGATACGGCCATGGCCCGTCTTGCCCTGTACGTCACCGACCGAGACCAGGGCTCGACCCCCACCCTGACTCTCGTGGCTCAGTGGCCGGTCGATTCAGCCCTGCCACCCGCCATCTCCGAAGATCCCAGCCTGCGCAGCGTGGCCCAGGAACGTCGCTGGTATCCCTTGCGACATGAGAGCCTGTTGCTAGGCGTGCTACGTGCCGAGCAACGACCCCTGCCAGGCAGGCCCGTCGAGCATGACCCTCGCCTTCAGATCTGCGCGGAAACGCTCGCTTGCATTCTCGGTCTTGAACAGGATCGGCAAAAGCTTCATCACCAACTGGACGAGCAACGCCAGCAGCTGAATTTGGTGGTGCACCAGCTGCGCAATCCCCTCACAGCTCTGCGCACCTACGCCCAACTGCTGCTGCGTCGCATCGGCCCCGAAGATCAGCAGCGCTCATTGGTGGAAAGCCTGATTCAGGAACAGGATCAGCTGGATCGTTATCTCCAGTCTCTCGACCGAATCGGCCGGGGCGACCTCAGGCTCGAGGCGGATGCTTCCACACCTCTGCTGCTGCCACCCGTTCCCGTAGATGCTCCAGACCTGACCGTGGCAGATCTGCTCCATCCTCTGATCCAGAGGGCTTCTGCAACAGCGACCCTGCAGAACAGGCCTTGGCATGGCCCTGACCATTGGACTGCCTGGACCCAGGCCGCTCGCCCAGCCGCCGATGCAGTGATGGCTGAAATCGTGGCCAACCTGCTGGAAAACGCCTTCCGCTACAGCCCGCCAGGATGCGCACTTGGCCTGAGGCTTCTGAACCATGCAATCTGCGTCTGGGACGCAGGCCCCAGCATTCCCGCCACGGAGCATCAGCGCATTTTCCAGCAAGGAGAGCGTGGCAGCAGCAGCATCGATCGCCCAGGCTCCGGCCTGGGTCTGTCCCTGGCCCGTCGCCTGGCTGAAAACCGCGGCGGCTCTCTGAACCTTCACACCGAACCCAAAGCCCTGGATCCGGATTTGCCCGCGCAAGGCAATGCCTTTCTGCTCAAGCTGCCGGCAACAGAGCGGGAGCTAGCAACGCAAAAGCCAGAAGAGTGA
- a CDS encoding DUF3155 domain-containing protein yields MSKKRKRISRRRLAGQRVLAHVPTFHLETGEHKPVTAARRFIAEGCLVPPALLNVRRNEHTTDRFFWGEKGLFSAQYAEENHFLFPSLRTIVDRVGEEVIFEGLELSSDDWEEMEEYEYAFV; encoded by the coding sequence ATGTCTAAGAAGCGCAAGCGGATTAGCCGCCGCCGTCTTGCCGGTCAGCGTGTCCTGGCCCACGTGCCCACGTTCCATCTGGAAACCGGTGAACACAAGCCCGTCACAGCGGCCCGCCGCTTCATTGCTGAAGGCTGTCTTGTTCCTCCAGCGTTGCTGAACGTGCGGCGCAATGAGCACACCACCGACCGTTTCTTCTGGGGCGAAAAGGGCCTTTTCAGTGCTCAGTATGCGGAGGAAAATCACTTTCTCTTCCCATCGCTGCGCACCATCGTCGACCGCGTTGGCGAAGAGGTGATCTTTGAAGGCCTGGAGCTTTCCTCCGACGATTGGGAAGAGATGGAAGAGTACGAATACGCCTTCGTTTGA
- a CDS encoding alpha/beta hydrolase yields MPDSVIHAGLEPGRIRLVLLHGWGADAEDLLPLGDGLAAAAPVPAECIGLQAPEPHPGGQGRQWYGLFPSDWQAVPSATQQLRHRIEELDLETIPLSKTVLIGFSQGGAMALHVGCDLPLAGVISCSGYPHPGWKPPSTRPPVLLLHGRNDDVVPAAAAEKLFELLRPGSNECSLKIFAGGHTIPLEAQQAMAESIVSWLQ; encoded by the coding sequence ATGCCTGATTCAGTGATTCATGCCGGTCTGGAACCGGGGCGCATACGCCTGGTGCTTCTGCATGGCTGGGGGGCTGATGCAGAGGATTTGCTACCCCTCGGCGATGGGCTGGCGGCAGCAGCACCAGTTCCTGCGGAATGCATCGGACTTCAAGCACCCGAACCTCACCCAGGCGGTCAGGGGCGCCAGTGGTATGGACTGTTCCCCTCTGACTGGCAGGCCGTGCCATCAGCCACGCAACAGTTGCGCCATCGCATTGAGGAACTCGACCTGGAGACCATTCCGCTCTCTAAGACAGTCCTGATCGGTTTCTCTCAGGGAGGAGCCATGGCCCTGCATGTGGGTTGCGACCTGCCACTTGCTGGAGTGATCAGCTGCAGTGGCTATCCCCATCCGGGGTGGAAACCTCCATCGACCCGACCACCAGTGCTGCTGCTACACGGTCGGAATGACGATGTCGTGCCGGCTGCGGCAGCAGAAAAGCTGTTTGAGCTCCTGAGGCCAGGGTCCAATGAATGCAGCCTCAAAATCTTTGCCGGTGGACACACGATTCCACTGGAAGCTCAGCAGGCCATGGCTGAATCGATCGTGTCCTGGCTGCAATAG
- the purH gene encoding bifunctional phosphoribosylaminoimidazolecarboxamide formyltransferase/IMP cyclohydrolase produces MAPTALLSVSDKRGLVPLAEVLHHRYGYRLLSSGGTAKVLKQAGLPVTPVADHTGAPEILGGRVKTLHPRIHGGILARRGDASHEADLIAQEIAPIDVVVVNLYPFRETIADPAVSWDTAIENIDIGGPTMVRSAAKNHAHVAVLTAPNQYDRFLAALDASGGALTDAVRRQLAVEAFAHTAAYDAAITRWMQARPEVSTADPTAADLPWLEALPLLQRLRYGENPHQHASWYSAAKAGWGGAIQLQGKELSTNNLLDLEAALATVREFGYGTSGSHPASRAAAVVVKHTNPCGVAIGDGTAAALSRALDADRVSAFGGIVALNGCVDGTAARELTSLFLECVVAPGFAPEAREILAAKSNLRLLELSPDSIDAAGQDHVRSILGGVLVQDLDDQLVTPDDWTVATERVPTASEREDLCFAWQLVRHVRSNAIVVAREGQSLGVGAGQMNRVGSAQIALEAAGDRSRGAVLASDGFFPFDDTVRLAADHGITAVIHPGGSKRDGDSIQACNELGLSMLLTGRRHFLH; encoded by the coding sequence ATGGCTCCCACTGCGCTGCTGAGCGTGTCCGATAAGCGCGGACTGGTGCCTCTCGCTGAGGTTTTGCACCACCGCTATGGCTACCGGTTGCTCTCCAGCGGTGGAACAGCCAAGGTCCTCAAGCAGGCTGGTTTGCCTGTCACTCCTGTGGCGGATCACACCGGCGCGCCGGAGATCCTCGGCGGACGTGTGAAGACGCTGCACCCCCGCATTCACGGCGGCATCCTCGCCAGGCGTGGCGATGCCAGCCATGAAGCTGATCTGATCGCTCAGGAGATCGCACCGATTGATGTTGTTGTCGTCAATCTGTATCCGTTTCGGGAAACGATTGCTGACCCCGCGGTGAGCTGGGACACCGCAATCGAGAACATCGACATCGGCGGTCCGACGATGGTGCGATCCGCAGCCAAGAACCACGCGCACGTCGCAGTGCTGACCGCTCCGAATCAGTACGACCGTTTCTTGGCTGCGCTGGATGCGTCAGGGGGAGCTCTGACGGATGCAGTGCGCCGTCAGCTTGCCGTGGAAGCTTTCGCGCATACTGCGGCTTACGACGCTGCGATCACCCGCTGGATGCAGGCGAGACCAGAGGTGAGCACGGCTGATCCAACGGCAGCAGATCTCCCCTGGCTCGAGGCCTTGCCGTTGCTTCAACGCTTGCGATATGGAGAAAATCCCCATCAACACGCCAGTTGGTACAGCGCCGCAAAGGCAGGCTGGGGCGGAGCCATTCAATTGCAAGGCAAAGAGCTCAGCACGAACAACTTGTTGGATCTGGAGGCTGCTCTGGCAACGGTCCGAGAATTTGGCTACGGCACCAGCGGCAGCCACCCCGCCAGCCGCGCTGCAGCGGTTGTGGTCAAACACACCAACCCCTGCGGAGTTGCGATCGGTGATGGCACTGCTGCCGCACTGAGTCGAGCTTTGGATGCGGATCGCGTCAGCGCCTTTGGAGGCATCGTGGCCTTGAACGGTTGTGTTGATGGAACGGCTGCCCGTGAACTCACGAGCCTCTTCCTGGAGTGTGTCGTTGCACCAGGGTTTGCACCCGAAGCGCGGGAGATCCTGGCTGCCAAATCCAATTTGCGCTTGCTTGAACTGTCTCCGGACTCAATTGACGCAGCCGGTCAGGATCACGTGCGCAGCATTCTTGGCGGAGTTCTCGTGCAGGATCTTGATGATCAGCTCGTGACGCCGGATGATTGGACCGTGGCAACCGAGCGAGTTCCCACCGCAAGCGAACGCGAGGATCTCTGTTTCGCCTGGCAGTTAGTGCGCCACGTTCGCTCCAATGCGATCGTCGTCGCGAGGGAAGGCCAGAGCCTCGGTGTGGGAGCCGGCCAGATGAACAGGGTGGGTTCAGCCCAGATCGCCCTGGAGGCCGCTGGTGATCGCAGCCGTGGAGCTGTGCTGGCCAGTGATGGTTTTTTCCCTTTCGACGATACGGTCCGCCTTGCTGCCGATCATGGAATTACGGCTGTGATCCATCCAGGCGGCAGCAAGCGTGATGGAGATTCCATCCAGGCCTGTAACGAACTTGGCTTGTCCATGCTTCTGACAGGACGCCGTCACTTCCTGCACTGA
- a CDS encoding DUF4079 domain-containing protein has product MPPTLSFGLNFLHPLMMWLLLAAGGYAMYLGIKAKKVRTGTCEQRKALIPGKFAQRHYLWGSALMAVMVFGTLGGMAVTYLNNGKLFVGPHLLVGLLMTGMIAAASSLSPLMQRGNLLARKAHVGLNMGMLTLFLWQAISGMQIMNRIWINR; this is encoded by the coding sequence ATGCCACCGACCCTGTCTTTTGGTCTCAACTTCCTTCATCCGCTGATGATGTGGCTGTTGCTGGCTGCGGGTGGTTACGCCATGTACCTCGGCATCAAGGCCAAGAAAGTGCGTACCGGAACCTGTGAGCAGCGCAAGGCGTTGATCCCAGGAAAATTCGCTCAGAGACACTACCTCTGGGGCAGCGCTTTGATGGCCGTCATGGTGTTTGGAACGCTTGGTGGTATGGCGGTGACCTATCTCAACAACGGCAAGCTGTTCGTTGGTCCGCACTTATTGGTTGGTCTGCTGATGACCGGAATGATCGCTGCGGCTTCATCCCTTTCACCCTTGATGCAGCGTGGAAACCTTCTGGCACGAAAAGCCCACGTAGGGCTGAATATGGGAATGCTTACATTGTTTCTCTGGCAAGCAATCAGTGGGATGCAAATTATGAACAGAATCTGGATTAATCGCTGA
- the fldA gene encoding flavodoxin FldA → MINASGREKIVLIGFSMKFTIVFASATGHTEDIAERLDQLLPDSELKELSDFQDIKDMEACEALICCTPTWNTGSDVKRSGTVWDEHIEQIPTLNCSGKPVAIVGLGDSAAFSKFFCDAMEELYTAFQKAGGNLIGHVSGEDYIFDDSKSMINGMFCGLPIDEDNESEKTQDRLEAWCKTILEESKQ, encoded by the coding sequence TTGATCAATGCCTCAGGGCGAGAAAAAATAGTGTTGATAGGTTTCTCTATGAAATTTACGATTGTCTTTGCATCAGCGACCGGTCATACCGAAGACATCGCTGAGAGGCTCGACCAGCTCCTTCCCGATTCTGAACTCAAAGAGCTCAGTGATTTTCAAGACATCAAGGATATGGAAGCCTGTGAGGCACTGATCTGCTGCACTCCCACGTGGAATACCGGGTCAGACGTCAAAAGGTCAGGAACAGTCTGGGATGAGCACATTGAGCAGATCCCAACTCTCAATTGCTCAGGAAAGCCTGTGGCCATCGTTGGCCTTGGAGATTCAGCAGCTTTCAGCAAATTTTTCTGTGATGCAATGGAAGAGCTCTACACAGCCTTTCAGAAAGCGGGTGGCAATTTGATTGGACATGTGTCAGGCGAAGATTATATTTTCGATGATTCAAAAAGCATGATCAACGGGATGTTTTGCGGGCTTCCGATTGACGAAGACAATGAGTCTGAAAAAACGCAAGATCGCCTGGAAGCTTGGTGCAAAACAATTTTAGAAGAGTCAAAGCAATAA
- a CDS encoding DUF1997 domain-containing protein, with translation MSRPSDEALRHHEDVDPQVRCYRSHFSDRMEMRADPDTIATYLDQHQGWFRRCASPMEVEALDPQAYALTLGRFGNFGFEVEPTIGLRLLPRQAKTYAIETVTLPDHDSALSKLYDVDFQANLSLVDFPENTVEHDQTWVSWTLDLTVWIALPRVITMLPNGLVQSSGDHLLRQIVRQISRRLTWKVQEDFHATHALACPPRRRAAF, from the coding sequence TTGTCGAGACCATCCGACGAAGCTCTGCGTCATCACGAAGACGTGGACCCACAGGTGCGTTGCTATCGCAGCCACTTCAGTGACCGCATGGAAATGCGGGCGGATCCCGACACAATTGCAACGTATCTCGATCAACACCAGGGTTGGTTCCGCAGGTGTGCGTCACCCATGGAGGTTGAAGCTCTCGATCCCCAGGCTTACGCGCTGACCCTCGGACGCTTTGGGAATTTCGGCTTCGAAGTGGAGCCGACCATCGGCCTGCGACTGCTACCTCGCCAAGCAAAGACCTACGCGATCGAAACAGTTACCCTTCCAGATCACGATTCCGCACTGTCCAAGCTGTATGACGTTGATTTCCAGGCCAATCTGAGCCTGGTGGACTTCCCTGAGAACACCGTGGAGCATGATCAGACCTGGGTCAGCTGGACGCTTGATCTAACGGTCTGGATCGCACTTCCCCGAGTGATCACCATGCTCCCCAATGGCCTCGTTCAATCCAGTGGCGACCACCTGCTGCGCCAGATCGTGCGCCAGATTTCGCGCAGACTGACCTGGAAAGTTCAGGAGGATTTCCACGCAACGCATGCACTGGCTTGCCCTCCCAGACGGAGGGCCGCTTTCTGA
- a CDS encoding 4-hydroxy-3-methylbut-2-enyl diphosphate reductase, with product MDTHAFKRSLHNSDRYNRRGFGRADEVAGSLEQAYQSSLIGSIRENGYQLSHGRLNVRLAEAFGFCWGVERAVAMAYETRKHYPSERLWITNEIIHNPSVNDHLRKMNVHFIPVDQGVKDFSGVEYGDVVILPAFGATVQEMQLLNDRGCHIVDTTCPWVSKVWNTVEKHKKHVFTSIIHGKVKHEETLATSSFAGTYLVLLDLEEAQFVADYILGNGDRESFMARFANACSPGFDPDRDLERVGVANQTTMLKSETEEIGRLFERTMLSKFGPMQLNEHFLAFNTICDATQERQDAMFSLVDEPLDLMVVIGGYNSSNTTHLQEIAISRGIRSFHIDTPERISEDNSIEHKPLGEDLTRDTNFLPSGPITVGITSGASTPDRVVEHVIQRMIAISDAD from the coding sequence ATGGATACCCACGCCTTCAAGCGCTCTCTTCACAATTCCGACCGCTACAACCGTCGTGGCTTCGGACGTGCTGATGAGGTGGCTGGAAGTCTGGAGCAGGCCTACCAGAGCAGCCTGATTGGATCCATCCGTGAAAACGGGTATCAACTCAGCCATGGACGCCTGAACGTTCGACTCGCTGAGGCCTTCGGTTTCTGCTGGGGAGTGGAGCGGGCCGTTGCGATGGCTTATGAGACTCGCAAGCACTATCCAAGTGAGCGGTTATGGATCACCAATGAGATCATCCATAACCCTTCTGTGAATGATCATCTGCGCAAGATGAATGTCCATTTCATCCCTGTGGATCAGGGGGTGAAGGATTTCTCAGGTGTTGAATATGGCGATGTGGTGATTCTTCCTGCTTTCGGGGCCACCGTGCAGGAAATGCAATTACTCAATGATCGTGGCTGCCACATTGTGGACACCACATGTCCCTGGGTGTCCAAAGTTTGGAACACAGTGGAAAAGCACAAAAAGCATGTTTTCACATCGATTATTCACGGCAAGGTGAAACATGAAGAAACCCTTGCCACCAGTTCCTTTGCAGGAACGTATCTTGTGCTGCTTGATCTAGAGGAAGCTCAGTTCGTCGCTGATTACATCCTCGGCAACGGTGACAGGGAGAGTTTTATGGCCCGTTTTGCCAATGCCTGCTCCCCAGGCTTCGACCCGGACCGCGATCTGGAGCGTGTCGGTGTCGCTAATCAGACCACCATGCTTAAAAGCGAAACAGAAGAGATCGGCCGGCTGTTTGAACGCACGATGCTCAGCAAGTTCGGGCCCATGCAATTGAACGAACATTTTTTAGCCTTCAACACCATCTGCGACGCAACCCAGGAGAGACAGGACGCAATGTTCTCCCTGGTTGACGAACCGCTTGATCTCATGGTCGTGATCGGTGGGTACAACTCCTCCAACACCACCCACCTGCAGGAAATTGCCATTAGTCGTGGCATTCGTTCTTTCCATATCGACACGCCAGAGCGGATCAGTGAGGACAACAGCATCGAGCACAAACCCCTTGGCGAGGATTTAACACGTGATACAAACTTTTTGCCGAGTGGACCGATCACGGTTGGCATCACATCCGGAGCTTCAACCCCAGATCGCGTAGTGGAGCACGTGATCCAACGCATGATTGCCATCAGCGACGCAGATTGA